A single Deinococcus misasensis DSM 22328 DNA region contains:
- a CDS encoding carbohydrate ABC transporter permease, with the protein MTTTTKTNVEHKKWSWSKFNLAAAPYVFASPFFISFAIFGLLPIVFSLMLAFGQWDSASSITSFKWVGLSNFQFIFTEPEFFKSIYNTFWIAIVSGLPQHFVAIPLAYVLHTQVKRLKHFYTAAFLVPYITSTVAISLVITVLFSERSGAINQFLLYLNQFPLFDWLIPDKTGENYIKWLYEKEYTKPLVCLLVFWRYFGYNMILYMAGLQTISSDVYEAAEVDGASK; encoded by the coding sequence ATGACCACCACCACCAAAACAAACGTAGAACACAAGAAATGGAGCTGGAGCAAATTCAACCTTGCCGCAGCACCCTATGTTTTCGCCAGTCCCTTTTTTATCTCCTTCGCCATTTTCGGCCTCCTCCCCATCGTTTTCTCCCTCATGCTTGCCTTCGGACAGTGGGACTCCGCCTCCAGCATCACCAGCTTCAAATGGGTCGGACTCAGCAACTTCCAGTTCATCTTCACCGAACCCGAGTTCTTCAAATCCATCTACAACACCTTCTGGATCGCCATCGTCTCTGGCCTCCCACAGCACTTCGTTGCCATCCCCCTCGCTTACGTCCTGCACACCCAGGTCAAACGCCTCAAGCACTTCTACACCGCTGCTTTTCTCGTCCCTTACATCACCTCCACCGTCGCCATCTCCCTGGTGATCACCGTGCTGTTCAGTGAGCGCAGCGGAGCCATCAACCAGTTCCTGCTCTACCTCAACCAGTTCCCCCTCTTCGACTGGCTCATCCCTGACAAAACCGGCGAAAACTACATCAAGTGGCTCTACGAAAAGGAATACACCAAACCTCTGGTCTGCCTCCTGGTGTTCTGGCGTTACTTCGGTTACAACATGATCCTGTACATGGCTGGACTGCAAACCATCTCCTCTGACGTCTACGAAGCCGCCGAGGTCGATGGGGCCAGCAAATG
- a CDS encoding extracellular solute-binding protein, giving the protein MKKALGLLAVLALGSVAFAKETLTITCFTNLNESVEAAIPLWKKANPDVDIKVNALNYGDHHNGLTTALASGNGAGDVACVEIGFVARFGESGGLEDLSKAPYNAKQYQNQVTAYAWAQATNPDGNMFVLPVDIAPGTLFYRSDILSKAGVSTGALTKSWDSFIDAGKKIKDKTGAYLLHNAGFIAQTYIRANIPAGENLYFDAKGNPVLNSARFVQALTLAKKARDLKLDMNIGEWSPEWTDALNKGKVATQPFGAWFEGTMRGMVPDTAGKWRAADLPGKNYATWGGSFMAIPKQSKNKALAWEFIKFFALNKDVQLNSFKTISALPSLKAAQKDPIFSQPVAFLGNQKARPMWVNAANKTKAIDANKFDQVASDALGAAINKVLNDGADIKAALDEAQTAVERRVKRGN; this is encoded by the coding sequence ATGAAAAAAGCTCTTGGTCTGCTCGCTGTTCTCGCCCTTGGTAGTGTCGCCTTTGCCAAAGAAACCCTCACCATCACCTGCTTCACCAACCTCAACGAGTCCGTTGAAGCCGCCATTCCCCTGTGGAAAAAAGCCAACCCCGACGTGGACATCAAAGTCAACGCCCTCAACTACGGCGACCACCACAACGGATTGACCACCGCCCTTGCCTCTGGCAACGGTGCCGGTGACGTGGCCTGCGTGGAAATCGGCTTCGTGGCCCGTTTCGGTGAGTCTGGCGGTCTGGAAGACCTGTCCAAAGCCCCCTACAACGCCAAACAGTACCAAAACCAGGTGACTGCTTACGCTTGGGCACAAGCCACCAACCCCGACGGCAACATGTTCGTGCTGCCTGTGGACATTGCTCCTGGTACCCTGTTCTACCGTTCTGACATCCTCTCCAAAGCAGGCGTCAGCACCGGTGCCCTGACCAAGAGCTGGGACAGCTTCATCGACGCTGGTAAGAAAATCAAAGACAAAACCGGCGCTTACCTGCTCCACAACGCGGGCTTCATTGCCCAGACCTACATCCGTGCCAACATCCCCGCTGGCGAGAACCTCTACTTCGACGCCAAAGGCAACCCTGTCCTGAACAGCGCCCGCTTCGTGCAGGCCCTGACCCTTGCCAAAAAAGCCCGCGATCTGAAACTGGACATGAACATCGGTGAGTGGAGCCCCGAGTGGACCGACGCCCTGAACAAAGGCAAAGTCGCCACCCAACCCTTTGGTGCATGGTTCGAAGGCACCATGCGCGGCATGGTTCCCGACACCGCTGGCAAATGGCGCGCTGCTGACCTGCCCGGCAAGAACTACGCCACCTGGGGCGGCAGCTTCATGGCCATCCCCAAACAGAGCAAAAACAAAGCCCTCGCCTGGGAATTCATCAAGTTCTTCGCCCTCAACAAAGATGTGCAGCTGAACTCCTTCAAAACCATCAGCGCCCTGCCCTCCCTGAAAGCCGCTCAGAAAGACCCCATCTTCAGCCAACCCGTGGCCTTCCTGGGCAACCAGAAAGCCCGCCCCATGTGGGTGAATGCCGCCAACAAAACCAAAGCCATCGATGCCAACAAGTTTGACCAAGTGGCCAGCGATGCTCTGGGTGCAGCCATCAACAAAGTGCTGAACGATGGTGCCGACATCAAGGCCGCTCTGGACGAAGCCCAGACCGCCGTTGAACGTCGCGTCAAGCGCGGAAACTGA